From a region of the Xanthomonas rydalmerensis genome:
- a CDS encoding monovalent cation:proton antiporter-2 (CPA2) family protein, protein MHSGGLELALVLLLAAVIAVPVFKRLGLGAVLAYLAAGVVLGPDGLGFVQDTERILNAAEIGVVMLLFLIGLELSPARLKLMRHAVFGAGSAQVALTALPLGALALCMGLNWKSALVIGLALALSSTAVGLQLLAERKALNSDYGRLGFAILLFQDLIAIPLLAAVPLLGGAKNDTLTWSEVGQALGALAVVVLCGRFVLRHLFRTVARTRMPEVFTASALLVVLGNAWFLQKAGLSPSLGAFLAGVLLADSEFRHELEAQIEPFQGLLLGVFFIAVGMGIDLDRIVAEPWLIAGAVATLLLVKFALLAGIARVLRLPWRSALLLGSLLWLGGEFAFVVFTEAQRVRLLDDATHDRLVAVVGVSMALTPLLLIGMQRLLGASEAGKGKRPQLPAEQYDTVDAQRAQVLIAGMGRFGQIVARLLTAQRIPFVALEHNPDTVEDLRRFGNKIYYGDPSRADLLRAAGSDGIRIFVVAMDDPETNIKTTRLIRRLYPTAKVLARARNRQHAWRLMDLGAEPFREVFASSLELSEQVLLGLGLDPATARDRIARFREHDTQLLRAQHLVYDDDAALVQTARAARADLTKLFEADVNDPTAGPADATGAGQPRG, encoded by the coding sequence GTGCATAGCGGCGGCCTGGAACTGGCGCTGGTGCTGCTGCTGGCCGCGGTGATCGCGGTGCCGGTGTTCAAGCGCCTGGGCCTGGGCGCGGTGCTGGCCTACCTGGCCGCAGGCGTGGTGCTGGGGCCGGACGGGCTGGGCTTCGTGCAGGACACCGAGCGCATCCTCAACGCGGCCGAAATCGGCGTGGTGATGCTGCTGTTCCTGATCGGCCTGGAGCTGTCGCCAGCGCGATTGAAGCTGATGCGGCATGCGGTGTTCGGCGCCGGCAGCGCCCAGGTCGCGCTGACCGCGCTGCCGCTGGGCGCGCTGGCGCTGTGCATGGGTCTGAACTGGAAGAGCGCGCTGGTGATCGGCCTGGCGCTGGCGCTGTCGTCCACGGCGGTGGGCCTGCAGCTGCTGGCCGAGCGCAAGGCGCTCAACAGCGACTACGGCCGGCTCGGCTTCGCCATCCTGCTGTTCCAGGACCTGATCGCGATCCCGCTGCTGGCGGCGGTGCCGCTGCTCGGCGGCGCCAAGAACGACACCCTGACCTGGTCGGAAGTGGGCCAGGCGCTGGGCGCGCTGGCGGTGGTGGTGCTGTGCGGGCGCTTCGTGCTGCGCCACCTGTTCCGCACGGTGGCGCGCACGCGCATGCCCGAGGTGTTCACCGCCAGCGCGCTGCTGGTGGTGCTGGGCAATGCCTGGTTCCTGCAGAAGGCCGGGCTCAGCCCCAGCCTGGGGGCGTTCCTGGCCGGCGTGCTGCTGGCCGATTCGGAGTTCCGCCACGAACTGGAGGCGCAGATCGAGCCGTTCCAGGGCCTGCTGCTGGGCGTGTTCTTCATCGCCGTGGGCATGGGCATCGACCTGGACCGCATCGTCGCCGAGCCGTGGCTGATCGCGGGTGCCGTGGCCACGCTGCTGCTGGTCAAGTTCGCGCTGCTGGCCGGCATCGCCCGCGTGCTGCGCCTGCCCTGGCGCAGTGCGCTGCTGCTGGGCAGCCTGCTGTGGCTGGGCGGCGAGTTCGCCTTCGTGGTGTTCACCGAGGCGCAGCGGGTGCGCCTGCTCGACGACGCCACCCACGACCGCCTGGTCGCGGTGGTCGGCGTGTCGATGGCGCTGACGCCGCTGCTGCTGATCGGCATGCAGCGCCTTCTCGGCGCCAGCGAGGCCGGCAAGGGCAAGCGTCCGCAGCTGCCGGCGGAACAGTACGACACCGTGGATGCGCAGCGCGCGCAGGTGCTGATCGCCGGTATGGGCCGCTTCGGCCAGATCGTGGCGCGCCTGCTGACTGCGCAGCGCATCCCGTTCGTGGCGCTGGAACACAATCCGGACACGGTGGAGGACCTGCGCCGCTTCGGCAACAAGATCTACTACGGCGACCCCAGCCGCGCGGACCTGCTGCGCGCGGCCGGCAGCGACGGCATCCGCATCTTCGTGGTGGCGATGGACGACCCGGAGACCAACATCAAGACCACGCGGCTGATCCGCCGGCTCTACCCCACCGCCAAGGTGCTGGCGCGCGCACGCAACCGCCAGCACGCCTGGCGGCTGATGGACCTGGGCGCCGAACCGTTCCGCGAGGTGTTCGCCTCCAGTCTGGAACTGAGCGAGCAGGTGCTGCTCGGTCTCGGCCTGGACCCGGCGACCGCGCGCGACCGCATCGCCCGCTTCCGCGAGCACGACACGCAACTGCTGCGCGCCCAGCACCTGGTCTACGACGACGATGCCGCGTTGGTGCAGACCGCACGCGCGGCGCGCGCCGATCTGACCAAGCTGTTCGAGGCCGACGTCAACGATCCCACGGCCGGGCCGGCGGATGCGACCGGCGCGGGGCAGCCGCGCGGTTGA
- the zwf gene encoding glucose-6-phosphate dehydrogenase → MSDASQTTPPCLIVVFGARGDLTRRLVLPALYNLRHSGALPEEFAVIGVDHGAVSEVAWRRMLGDAMRGLMADRDAEFKADGLDEEVWGWLRSRLHYLRGDFNDAGTYRSLGALLDKIGTQYRTGGNVLFYLATAARFFAPVIEQLGAAGLVKQSATGGWRRVIVEKPFGHDLQSARELNAIVGRVLDEDQVFRIDHFLGKETVQNILAFRFANGLFEPVWNRDRIDHVQITAAETIGVEGRGGFYDPTGCLRDMVPNHLFQLLAMIAMEPPAAFTPAAMLRRRAEVIEAVRPLSPADVVRGQYAAGAIGRNAVPGYREEDTVPPDSNTETYVAMKLQVDTWRWAGVPFYLRTGKRLRERTTEIAIRFKPAPLAPLRSAEIGGYGPDWLVLHIQPDEGISLQFDVKRPGARVSLAPVRMDFRYRDWFPKEYTVGYERLLQDCMHGEAGLFQDATMVEAAWTIVQPILDAWQTSADETPQYPAGSAGPAAADALLALNGGHTWRTLTAGRRPPPRRPPEAGATTETRPVTPAPKRSAAKPANASASAAPRKASRSEAASAPAKKVAKKAAKKVAKKAVKRAASSTAQRPARKR, encoded by the coding sequence ATGAGCGATGCTTCCCAGACCACTCCTCCCTGCCTGATCGTGGTGTTCGGCGCCCGCGGCGATCTGACCCGCCGCCTGGTGCTGCCGGCGCTGTACAACCTGCGCCACAGCGGCGCGCTGCCCGAGGAGTTCGCGGTGATCGGCGTGGACCACGGTGCGGTCAGCGAAGTGGCGTGGCGGCGCATGCTCGGCGATGCGATGCGCGGCCTGATGGCCGACCGCGACGCCGAGTTCAAGGCCGACGGCCTGGACGAGGAGGTATGGGGCTGGCTGCGTTCGCGCCTGCACTACCTGCGCGGCGACTTCAACGATGCCGGCACCTACCGCTCGCTGGGCGCATTGCTGGACAAGATCGGTACGCAGTACCGCACCGGCGGCAACGTGCTGTTCTACCTGGCCACCGCGGCGCGCTTCTTCGCCCCGGTGATCGAGCAACTGGGCGCGGCCGGGCTGGTCAAGCAGAGCGCCACCGGCGGCTGGCGCCGGGTGATCGTGGAGAAGCCGTTCGGCCACGACCTGCAGAGCGCGCGCGAGCTCAACGCCATCGTCGGCCGCGTACTCGACGAGGACCAGGTGTTCCGCATCGATCACTTCCTTGGCAAGGAAACGGTGCAGAACATCCTCGCGTTCCGCTTCGCCAACGGCCTGTTCGAGCCGGTGTGGAACCGCGACCGCATCGACCACGTGCAGATCACCGCGGCCGAGACCATCGGCGTGGAAGGCCGCGGCGGTTTCTACGATCCCACCGGCTGCCTGCGCGACATGGTGCCCAACCACCTGTTCCAACTGTTGGCGATGATCGCGATGGAACCGCCGGCCGCGTTCACCCCCGCCGCGATGCTGCGTAGGCGGGCCGAGGTGATCGAGGCGGTACGGCCACTGAGTCCTGCCGACGTGGTGCGTGGCCAGTACGCCGCCGGCGCGATCGGCCGCAACGCCGTGCCCGGCTACCGCGAGGAGGACACGGTGCCGCCGGATTCCAATACCGAGACCTACGTGGCGATGAAGCTGCAGGTCGATACCTGGCGCTGGGCTGGCGTGCCGTTCTACCTGCGCACCGGCAAGCGCCTGCGCGAGCGCACCACCGAGATCGCGATCCGCTTCAAGCCGGCACCACTGGCGCCGCTGCGCAGCGCCGAGATCGGCGGCTATGGCCCCGACTGGCTGGTGCTGCACATCCAGCCCGACGAGGGCATCTCGCTGCAGTTCGACGTCAAGCGTCCGGGCGCGCGGGTCAGCCTGGCGCCGGTGCGCATGGATTTCCGCTACCGCGACTGGTTCCCCAAGGAATACACGGTGGGCTACGAGCGCCTGCTGCAGGACTGCATGCACGGCGAGGCCGGCTTGTTCCAGGACGCGACCATGGTCGAGGCGGCCTGGACCATCGTGCAGCCCATCCTCGACGCGTGGCAGACCTCGGCCGACGAAACCCCGCAGTACCCGGCCGGCAGCGCCGGCCCGGCTGCGGCCGATGCGCTGCTGGCGCTCAACGGCGGTCACACCTGGCGCACCCTGACTGCCGGGCGTCGCCCACCGCCGCGTCGCCCGCCGGAGGCCGGCGCCACCACCGAAACCCGGCCGGTGACGCCGGCGCCGAAGCGCAGCGCGGCCAAGCCGGCCAATGCCTCAGCCTCTGCCGCGCCGCGCAAGGCAAGCAGGAGCGAGGCCGCCTCGGCGCCGGCGAAGAAGGTGGCCAAGAAGGCCGCGAAGAAAGTTGCGAAAAAAGCCGTCAAGCGCGCGGCCAGCAGCACCGCGCAGCGTCCGGCGCGCAAGCGTTGA
- a CDS encoding glycoside hydrolase family 15 protein has product MASRIEDYAMLGNCRSAALVDRCGSIDWLCLPRFDSDALFAALLGEPDHGRWAIAPQGAFTSTRAYRDGSLVLETRFETDTGAVALLDFMVASHDEVTHNHVVRIVRGLHGKVPLRMQLQLRFNYGRTIPWVSQIDGGLQAVAGPDQIALRSPQTMQGHGFATESEFVLEAGESTWFVLSHGASHLELPPLLEPEQALAQTEAFWHGWSHRCLDAGPWTEAVRRSLVVLKGLSYLPTGAIVAAPTTSLPERLGGERNWDYRFCWLRDAVFTLTALRAAGYFDEAAAFHGWLQRTVAGSPDQLQALYGIGGERRMSEWEVDWLPGYEGASPVRVGNAAVGQFQLDVYGEVIAAFHRGHHEGMASAVHGRSLARQLLEVLEERWRDPDEGIWEIRDKRQHFVHSKVMAWLAFDCGARDGVTDADAAQRAHWRALADEIHAQVLAQGVHRDGYFVQSYGSERLDAATLLIPLVGFLPPDDPRVAATADAIAERLSIDGLVERYRADDDSGDGLPAGEGTFIACSFWLVENYALLGRREQAQTLFERLLGLCNDVGLLAEEYDPRSGRMLGNFPQGYSHVALVHAALRLHGLIGEQDTHP; this is encoded by the coding sequence ATGGCCTCGCGAATCGAAGACTACGCCATGCTCGGCAATTGCCGCAGCGCGGCCCTGGTGGACCGTTGCGGCTCGATCGACTGGCTGTGTCTGCCGCGCTTCGATTCCGATGCCCTGTTCGCCGCCCTGCTCGGCGAACCCGACCACGGCCGTTGGGCGATCGCGCCACAGGGCGCCTTCACCAGCACCCGCGCCTACCGCGACGGCAGCCTGGTGCTGGAGACGCGGTTCGAGACCGACACCGGTGCGGTGGCGCTGCTCGACTTCATGGTCGCCAGCCACGACGAGGTGACGCACAACCACGTGGTGCGGATCGTGCGCGGCCTGCATGGCAAGGTGCCGCTGCGCATGCAGCTGCAGCTGCGCTTCAACTACGGCCGCACCATCCCCTGGGTCTCGCAGATCGACGGCGGCCTGCAGGCGGTGGCCGGGCCGGACCAGATCGCGTTGCGCAGCCCACAGACCATGCAAGGCCACGGCTTCGCCACCGAGTCCGAGTTCGTGCTGGAGGCCGGCGAGAGCACCTGGTTCGTGCTCAGCCACGGCGCCTCGCACCTGGAACTGCCGCCGTTGCTGGAACCGGAACAGGCGCTGGCGCAGACCGAGGCGTTCTGGCATGGCTGGTCGCACCGCTGCCTGGATGCCGGCCCGTGGACCGAGGCAGTGCGGCGCTCGCTGGTGGTGCTGAAGGGCCTGAGCTACCTGCCCACCGGCGCGATCGTCGCCGCGCCCACCACCTCGCTGCCCGAACGCCTGGGCGGCGAGCGCAACTGGGACTACCGTTTCTGCTGGCTGCGCGATGCGGTGTTCACCCTGACCGCCTTGCGCGCGGCCGGCTACTTCGACGAAGCCGCCGCCTTCCATGGCTGGCTGCAGCGCACCGTGGCCGGGTCGCCGGACCAGTTGCAGGCGCTGTACGGCATCGGCGGCGAGCGGCGCATGTCCGAATGGGAGGTGGATTGGCTGCCCGGTTATGAAGGCGCCTCGCCGGTGCGTGTGGGCAATGCCGCGGTCGGCCAGTTCCAGCTCGACGTCTACGGCGAGGTGATCGCCGCGTTCCACCGCGGTCACCACGAGGGCATGGCCTCGGCGGTGCATGGCCGCTCGCTGGCGCGGCAACTGCTGGAGGTGCTGGAAGAGCGCTGGCGAGATCCGGACGAAGGCATCTGGGAAATCCGCGACAAGCGCCAGCACTTCGTGCATTCCAAGGTGATGGCGTGGCTGGCCTTCGACTGCGGCGCGCGCGATGGCGTCACCGACGCCGATGCCGCGCAACGCGCGCACTGGCGCGCGCTGGCCGACGAGATCCATGCGCAGGTGCTGGCGCAGGGCGTGCACCGCGACGGCTATTTCGTGCAGAGCTACGGCAGCGAGCGCCTGGACGCGGCCACCCTGCTGATCCCGCTGGTCGGCTTCCTGCCGCCGGACGATCCGCGCGTGGCCGCCACCGCCGACGCCATCGCCGAACGCCTGAGCATCGACGGCCTGGTCGAACGCTACCGCGCCGATGACGACAGCGGCGACGGCCTGCCGGCCGGCGAGGGCACCTTCATCGCCTGCAGTTTCTGGCTGGTGGAGAACTATGCGCTGCTCGGCCGCCGCGAGCAGGCGCAGACGCTGTTCGAACGCTTGCTCGGCCTGTGCAACGACGTCGGCCTGCTGGCCGAGGAGTACGACCCGCGCAGCGGCCGCATGCTCGGCAATTTCCCGCAGGGCTATTCGCACGTGGCGCTGGTCCACGCGGCGCTGCGCCTGCATGGCTTGATCGGCGAACAGGACACCCATCCATGA
- a CDS encoding response regulator transcription factor, producing the protein MTSDPAAAALRTLVLEDDPILRDRILVPGLRRFGFAADGCGTGAELQQRVQRDGAEIVVLDVGLPDTDGFTLAGALRQQYPDIGIVMLTSLGQTEDRIRGLTGGADAYLSKPVEIDLLAATLHSLARRVSGRPPTAPARGRWQVSEDGWCLLSPAGAAAALTGSERRLCLRLLEQPGLLVAREALIAALTDRVYDFDAHRLDSMVHRLRSKVQRRCGEPLPLAAVHGKGYIFDPAG; encoded by the coding sequence ATGACTTCCGATCCCGCTGCCGCCGCCTTGCGCACTCTGGTCCTGGAGGATGATCCGATACTGCGCGATCGCATCCTGGTGCCGGGCCTGCGCCGCTTCGGCTTCGCCGCCGATGGCTGCGGCACCGGCGCGGAACTGCAGCAGCGGGTGCAGCGCGACGGCGCCGAGATCGTGGTGCTGGATGTCGGCCTGCCCGACACCGATGGCTTCACCCTGGCCGGCGCGCTGCGCCAGCAGTACCCGGACATCGGCATCGTCATGCTGACCAGCCTCGGCCAGACCGAGGACCGCATCCGCGGCCTGACCGGCGGCGCCGATGCCTACCTGTCCAAACCGGTGGAAATCGACCTGCTGGCCGCGACCCTGCACAGCCTGGCGCGGCGCGTGAGCGGGCGCCCGCCCACGGCGCCGGCGCGCGGGCGCTGGCAGGTGAGCGAAGACGGCTGGTGCCTGCTGTCGCCGGCCGGCGCCGCCGCCGCATTGACCGGCAGCGAACGCCGGTTGTGCCTGCGCCTGCTCGAGCAACCTGGGCTATTGGTGGCGCGCGAGGCATTGATCGCCGCCCTGACGGACCGCGTCTACGACTTCGACGCGCACCGCCTGGATTCGATGGTGCACCGCCTGCGCAGCAAGGTGCAGCGCCGCTGCGGCGAGCCGCTGCCGCTGGCGGCGGTGCACGGCAAGGGCTACATCTTCGATCCCGCCGGTTAG
- a CDS encoding sensor histidine kinase produces the protein MKAFWNWLGRAPLLDEVDRRNARVIQLLLLFLAVTIPATIAVAVVLAWPQLRGQPLPPGMVVSLGMSLLIGVCAAIGFVRVRHGALRGGVRLALGAMLGSLLVNAAIHGFQNQLPDQLAQMLVLILAGLVLGRRALWVTFVALLLMLGVGVWRDVLVDFADEPARAFYNVPPVLFSYLLVALLLDRTTEALRESLRESNARGQRLQQEMQERERAQTQLIHAQKREITERMASGLAHDFNNILAVMSGFAAARHDDDLASDAQRIAQLEDSLAAVETSAERGMTIVRRLLRFSRRDAEHVERFDAAVAVEALQPMLRQLLEARIVLRCALPATPAPIRFERSQFDLMLLNLASNSRDAIADRGHFDIAVSSEDDTTVIEVADDGHGMPAEVAAQVFEPFYSTKPADSGTGLGLAVVRDLVVRAGGHIQVDSTVGVGTRFRIVLPHADAASA, from the coding sequence ATGAAGGCGTTCTGGAACTGGTTGGGCCGCGCGCCGCTGCTGGACGAGGTGGATCGGCGTAATGCGCGGGTGATCCAACTGCTGCTGTTGTTCCTGGCGGTGACCATTCCCGCCACGATCGCGGTCGCGGTGGTCCTGGCCTGGCCGCAGTTGCGCGGGCAGCCGCTGCCGCCGGGCATGGTGGTGTCGCTGGGCATGAGTCTGTTGATCGGCGTGTGCGCGGCCATCGGCTTCGTGCGCGTGCGCCACGGCGCGTTGCGTGGCGGGGTGCGGCTGGCGCTGGGGGCGATGCTCGGCTCGCTGCTGGTCAACGCCGCGATCCACGGCTTCCAGAACCAGTTGCCGGACCAGTTGGCGCAGATGCTGGTCCTGATCCTGGCCGGTCTGGTGCTCGGGCGCCGCGCGCTGTGGGTGACGTTCGTCGCCTTGCTGCTGATGCTCGGCGTCGGCGTCTGGCGCGATGTCCTGGTGGACTTCGCCGACGAGCCGGCACGCGCGTTCTACAACGTGCCGCCAGTGCTGTTCAGCTACCTGCTGGTGGCACTGCTGCTGGACCGCACCACCGAGGCGCTGCGCGAAAGCCTGCGCGAGTCCAACGCGCGCGGCCAGCGTCTGCAGCAGGAAATGCAGGAGCGCGAACGCGCGCAGACCCAGCTGATCCACGCGCAGAAGCGCGAGATCACCGAGCGCATGGCCAGCGGCCTGGCCCACGATTTCAACAACATCCTGGCGGTGATGTCCGGCTTCGCCGCCGCGCGCCACGACGACGACCTCGCCAGCGACGCGCAGCGCATCGCGCAACTGGAGGACAGCCTGGCAGCGGTGGAGACATCGGCCGAGCGCGGCATGACCATCGTGCGCCGGCTGCTGCGCTTCAGCCGCCGCGATGCCGAGCATGTCGAACGCTTCGACGCGGCGGTGGCGGTGGAGGCCCTGCAGCCGATGCTGCGGCAGTTGCTGGAAGCGCGGATCGTGCTGCGCTGTGCGCTACCGGCGACGCCGGCGCCGATCCGCTTCGAGCGCAGCCAGTTCGATTTGATGCTGTTGAACCTGGCGTCCAACAGCCGCGATGCGATCGCCGACCGTGGTCATTTCGACATCGCTGTGTCCAGCGAGGACGACACCACCGTCATCGAGGTCGCCGACGACGGCCACGGCATGCCGGCGGAGGTAGCCGCGCAGGTGTTCGAGCCGTTCTACAGCACCAAGCCTGCCGACAGCGGCACCGGACTGGGCCTGGCGGTGGTGCGCGACCTGGTGGTGCGCGCTGGCGGCCACATCCAGGTCGACAGCACGGTGGGCGTGGGCACGCGTTTCCGCATCGTGCTGCCGCACGCCGATGCGGCGTCGGCGTAG
- a CDS encoding YadA family autotransporter adhesin, translating to MNDCTSPLGTAARHPIPRAYSTLALACALCLTSTAMAQTPTAAATAAAGTAQPATTTGTDATATDANATPTADTYDPSVYFKATGSANSNAGADAEGDEALAAGESASAVGTGAMALGGGAVGYADHALAVGHNSLATEISTTAVGGMLDVDYSYLSGGVKILQQTSATGMAATALGAGAQASGKFNVAAGAGAIASDRSSVAVGGIVDVGEDSLSSEGMQLQATQATGPLSTALGGGALATAYNATAVGALAEASANRTLAVGSTALANQYAAVAVGAQSQATAEWATAFGNAARAWGTHSVALGPSAFAQNDDATAVGPAALALGTGSTALGNGSWAGGTRSLALGAATVWNGNFFLDTPVLFYDSIAMGTNADVFGDRSIAIGAGARVGNSQFVDGKLTITNNSVALGAGSITERDNTVSIGAAGSERQLTNLAAGTMDTDAVNLAQLRNVAAAFGAGSVVDANGNLIGGNYLVQGNHYTDLGSAMGALDTALTGFGNRLNTIGGSGGISIGDGGGAASAPSTGAGTNAVAVGSGATANGNNGLAMGAQALAYGPNDTAIGGNAQVNADGSTAVGANARVAAVATNAVAVGESASASAASATALGQGASASAANSVALGQGSVADRANTVSVGSAGNERQVANVAAGSADTDAVNVAQMRAGNNATLSSANAYTNTRITALDDSFNQLRTDTEHRLDGMDRRMDKLGAMSAAMLNMAVNAAGTQSPRGRVSVGAGFQGGQQALSVGYARKIGERASFSLGGAFSSGESSAGIGVGIDL from the coding sequence ATGAACGATTGTACTTCCCCCCTTGGCACCGCCGCCCGTCATCCGATTCCCCGCGCCTACAGCACCCTGGCCCTGGCCTGCGCGCTGTGCCTGACCTCGACGGCCATGGCGCAGACGCCCACCGCCGCGGCGACCGCGGCGGCCGGCACCGCCCAGCCCGCCACCACCACCGGCACCGACGCCACGGCCACCGACGCCAACGCGACCCCGACCGCGGACACCTACGACCCCAGCGTCTACTTCAAGGCCACCGGCAGCGCCAACAGCAATGCCGGCGCCGACGCCGAAGGCGACGAAGCGCTGGCCGCCGGCGAATCCGCTTCGGCGGTCGGCACCGGCGCCATGGCGCTGGGCGGCGGTGCGGTCGGCTATGCCGACCACGCGCTGGCGGTTGGCCACAACAGCCTGGCCACCGAGATCTCCACCACCGCCGTCGGCGGCATGCTCGACGTGGACTACTCGTACCTGTCCGGCGGCGTGAAGATCCTGCAGCAGACCTCCGCCACCGGCATGGCCGCCACCGCGCTGGGCGCGGGCGCCCAGGCCAGCGGCAAGTTCAACGTGGCCGCCGGCGCCGGCGCGATCGCCAGCGACCGCTCCAGCGTCGCCGTCGGCGGCATCGTCGACGTGGGCGAAGACAGCTTGAGCAGTGAAGGCATGCAGTTGCAGGCCACCCAGGCCACCGGTCCGCTGTCCACCGCGCTGGGCGGCGGCGCGCTGGCCACCGCCTACAACGCGACCGCAGTCGGCGCACTGGCCGAGGCCAGCGCGAACCGCACCCTCGCCGTGGGCTCCACCGCGCTGGCCAACCAGTACGCCGCCGTGGCAGTGGGCGCGCAGAGCCAGGCCACGGCCGAGTGGGCGACCGCGTTCGGCAACGCCGCCCGCGCCTGGGGCACCCACAGCGTGGCCCTCGGCCCCAGCGCGTTCGCGCAGAACGACGACGCCACCGCGGTCGGGCCGGCCGCGTTGGCCCTCGGCACCGGCTCCACCGCGCTCGGCAACGGCTCCTGGGCCGGTGGCACCCGCAGCCTGGCCCTCGGCGCGGCGACGGTGTGGAACGGCAACTTCTTCCTCGATACGCCGGTGCTGTTCTACGACAGCATCGCCATGGGCACCAACGCCGACGTGTTCGGCGACCGCTCGATCGCGATCGGCGCCGGTGCGCGCGTGGGCAACTCGCAGTTCGTCGACGGTAAGCTGACTATCACCAACAACAGCGTGGCGCTGGGCGCCGGGTCGATCACCGAACGCGACAACACCGTGTCCATCGGCGCGGCGGGCAGCGAGCGCCAGCTCACCAATCTGGCCGCCGGCACCATGGACACCGATGCGGTCAACCTGGCGCAACTGCGCAACGTCGCCGCCGCGTTCGGCGCCGGCAGCGTGGTCGACGCCAACGGCAACCTGATCGGCGGCAACTACCTGGTGCAGGGCAATCACTACACCGACCTGGGTTCGGCGATGGGCGCGCTCGACACCGCCCTGACCGGCTTCGGCAACCGCCTCAACACCATCGGCGGGTCGGGCGGCATCAGCATCGGCGACGGCGGCGGGGCGGCCAGCGCCCCCAGCACCGGTGCCGGCACCAACGCCGTGGCCGTGGGCTCCGGGGCCACCGCCAACGGCAACAACGGCCTGGCGATGGGCGCGCAGGCCCTGGCCTACGGCCCCAACGACACCGCCATCGGCGGCAATGCCCAGGTCAATGCCGACGGCAGCACCGCGGTCGGCGCCAACGCCCGCGTCGCCGCGGTGGCGACCAATGCGGTGGCGGTCGGCGAGAGTGCCAGTGCCTCGGCCGCCTCGGCCACCGCGCTCGGCCAGGGCGCCTCGGCCAGTGCCGCCAACTCCGTGGCACTGGGCCAGGGCTCGGTCGCCGACCGCGCCAACACGGTGTCGGTGGGCAGCGCCGGCAACGAGCGCCAGGTCGCCAACGTCGCCGCCGGCAGCGCCGACACCGACGCGGTCAACGTGGCGCAGATGCGCGCCGGCAACAACGCCACCCTGAGCAGCGCCAACGCCTACACCAACACCCGCATCACCGCGCTGGACGACAGCTTCAACCAGTTGCGCACCGACACCGAGCATCGCCTGGACGGCATGGACCGGCGCATGGACAAGCTCGGCGCGATGAGCGCGGCGATGCTCAACATGGCGGTCAACGCCGCCGGCACGCAGAGCCCGCGCGGGCGCGTGTCGGTCGGTGCCGGCTTCCAGGGCGGGCAGCAGGCGCTGTCGGTCGGCTACGCCCGCAAGATCGGCGAGCGCGCCTCGTTCAGCCTGGGCGGCGCCTTCAGCAGCGGCGAGTCCTCGGCCGGCATCGGCGTGGGTATCGATCTGTGA